In one Lolium rigidum isolate FL_2022 chromosome 3, APGP_CSIRO_Lrig_0.1, whole genome shotgun sequence genomic region, the following are encoded:
- the LOC124695280 gene encoding transcription factor BHLH6-like, translating to MGDNMNEHYLEREERSMLFGVWHDGSSSRVSSGYHDSSSPDTWYSSPVASAVAPSSRRVAVPAGSIRGRRLNDKLYAIRSVVPNITKMDKASIVKDAIEYVQQLQEQERQLLAEMSIVESAAPATHGQVLATAERGAQAVVLPVSCAQHAMPPMKKMRSFMSSSTAATPAFNMVTTSRRIEALEVKVTGVGDKVLLVSVACRHRKEAIAKVCLAFDGLRLDIISSNVTSISGTLKYTALVQKGEIRQSEMKEVIETAIAQVDAMSY from the exons ATGGGTGATAACATGAACGAGCACTACCTGGAGCGAGAAGAGCGTAG CATGCTGTTCGGCGTGTGGCacgacggcagcagcagcagggtgTCCAGCGGCTACCACGACTCAAGCTCCCCGGATACCTGGTACAGCTCCCCCGTGGCATCGGCGGTGGCGCCTAGCAGCAGGAGAGTCGCCGTCCCGGCGGGGAGTATCCGTGGCCGGAGGCTCAACGACAAGCTCTACGCCATCAGGAGCGTCGTCCCAAACATCACGAAG ATGGACAAGGCGTCAATTGTCAAGGACGCCATCGAGTACGTACAGCAGCTGCAGGAGCAGGAACGACAGCTTCTCGCCGAGATGTCCATCGTCGAGTCAGCGGCGCCGGCGACGCACGGGCAGGTGCTTGCTACAGCAGAGCGCGGCGCCCAAGCTGTCGTCTTACCGGTTAGTTGCGCCCAACATGCCATGCCGCCGATGAAGAAAATGAGGAGCTTCATGTCATCCTCGACCGCCGCGACCCCGGCCTTCAACATGGTCACCACCTCGCGCCGGATCGAGGCTCTGGAG GTGAAGGTGACGGGCGTTGGTGATAAGGTGTTGCTGGTGAGTGTCGCGTGCCGCCACCGAAAGGAGGCCATAGCCAAGGTGTGCCTCGCGTTCGACGGCCTCCGCCTTGACATCATCTCATCCAACGTCACATCAATATCCGGGACACTCAAGTACACCGCACTCGTGCAG AAAGGGGAGATACGCCAAAGCGAAATGAAGGAAGTGATTGAGACTGCAATCGCCCAGGTTGATGCTATGAGTTACTAA